In a genomic window of Sporosarcina trichiuri:
- a CDS encoding pseudouridine synthase, whose translation MERLQKVLARAGVASRRKAEGLITDGKVKVNGTVVTELGTKVTASDRIEVEGIQIVKETFVYYLLYKPRGYISTVHDEKGRKTVLDLLPGVEQRIFPVGRLDYDTSGVIILTNDGDFSYTMTHPKYGIKKQYIAKVKGVPTREALKKLENGIELEDGMTGPAHVKLRSMDKKAQTALVEITISEGRNRQVRRMFDAIGCPVVKLRRESFANLTTHGLNAGEARELTTHEVKQLRVLAETGTIG comes from the coding sequence ATGGAAAGACTGCAAAAAGTATTAGCCCGTGCAGGCGTGGCATCCCGCAGGAAAGCGGAAGGTCTGATCACAGACGGGAAAGTGAAAGTGAACGGCACGGTCGTGACGGAGCTCGGTACGAAAGTGACGGCGTCAGACCGGATCGAAGTGGAAGGCATCCAGATCGTCAAAGAGACATTCGTCTATTATCTGCTCTACAAACCGAGAGGATACATCTCGACGGTCCACGATGAGAAAGGACGGAAAACGGTTCTCGATCTGCTGCCGGGCGTCGAACAGCGTATTTTCCCTGTAGGCCGTCTGGATTATGACACGTCCGGTGTGATCATACTGACGAATGATGGTGATTTCTCCTATACGATGACCCATCCGAAATACGGCATCAAGAAGCAATATATTGCAAAAGTGAAAGGTGTTCCCACGAGGGAAGCACTGAAGAAGCTGGAAAACGGCATCGAGCTTGAAGACGGAATGACAGGCCCGGCCCATGTCAAACTCCGTTCAATGGACAAGAAAGCGCAGACCGCTCTTGTGGAGATTACAATATCAGAAGGCAGGAACCGCCAAGTGCGCCGCATGTTCGATGCAATCGGCTGCCCCGTCGTCAAATTACGCAGGGAATCGTTTGCGAACCTGACCACACACGGTCTCAATGCAGGTGAAGCGAGGGAACTCACAACGCACGAAGTGAAACAGCTGCGGGTCCTTGCCGAAACCGGCACAATTGGCTGA
- a CDS encoding D-alanyl-D-alanine carboxypeptidase family protein: protein MKKAFVCLLLVLFVSVPFQLPASAAVHSSWAVIDADTGRLLDGYHPHDRLPIASLTKMWTALTFIESGVTEKEVEISPRAASAEGSSIYLTPGDSVSSEDLLYGLMLRSGNDAAAALAEHAGGSLEGFVTMMNEQARLYGLENTRFTNPSGLHDEEHLSSAYDTAMMLHYGMKNKEFRKIASTENYTSGIGQAAAWQNKHRLVTSDTDAVAGKTGFTKAAGRTLATYFEHGGKRVIVVTLNNGNDWNVHKTLAAEAFKTHDIVRIAKKGTYSVLPGVTAELDHPIELLLTKDERKKTTSIMRLPRSSSSGDTGQWIVTLGQEPLVTAAVKLTRTD from the coding sequence AGAAAGCATTTGTATGCCTGCTGCTTGTGCTGTTCGTCAGTGTTCCATTCCAGCTGCCCGCGTCGGCGGCTGTGCATTCCTCGTGGGCCGTCATCGATGCGGACACAGGAAGGCTGCTGGACGGGTATCACCCCCATGACAGACTGCCGATTGCGAGCCTGACGAAGATGTGGACGGCTCTGACGTTCATCGAATCCGGCGTGACTGAAAAAGAGGTGGAAATCTCTCCGCGGGCCGCTTCGGCGGAAGGATCCTCCATCTATCTGACGCCGGGCGACTCGGTTTCATCGGAAGACCTCCTGTACGGTCTCATGCTGAGATCCGGCAACGATGCGGCTGCAGCTCTCGCTGAGCATGCAGGCGGCTCGCTTGAAGGATTCGTCACGATGATGAATGAGCAGGCGCGGCTCTACGGCCTGGAAAACACCCGTTTCACGAATCCGTCCGGCCTGCATGACGAGGAGCACTTATCCAGTGCATATGATACCGCCATGATGCTGCATTACGGCATGAAGAACAAGGAGTTCCGAAAAATCGCCTCCACCGAGAACTATACGTCCGGTATTGGTCAGGCAGCCGCCTGGCAGAACAAGCACCGGCTCGTGACATCCGATACGGATGCCGTCGCCGGAAAGACGGGATTCACGAAGGCAGCCGGCAGGACGCTCGCTACGTATTTCGAGCATGGCGGCAAACGGGTGATAGTGGTGACGCTGAATAACGGCAACGACTGGAACGTCCATAAGACACTTGCCGCTGAAGCTTTCAAAACCCATGATATCGTAAGGATCGCGAAGAAAGGCACATACTCGGTACTGCCGGGTGTCACAGCTGAACTGGACCATCCGATCGAACTTCTGCTTACCAAGGATGAACGGAAAAAGACAACATCCATCATGCGGCTGCCAAGAAGCAGTTCCAGCGGGGACACCGGCCAGTGGATCGTCACGCTCGGCCAGGAACCTCTGGTGACAGCTGCTGTGAAACTGACAAGGACCGATTGA
- the resB gene encoding cytochrome c biogenesis protein ResB: MSKIKCQCGHENPYGTVLCEKCGRPQTDEAKDSKMVDMRYEGSARRSQTYKKSIIDKIWNFFSSVKIGVSIIVAVLSVSAIGTILPQKFYVPVAGNDPSEYLDYYERLYGTFGKIYYQLGFYNIYDSWYFKVLIGMLGTSIIIASLDRVIPLYKSLKKQRTKRHLSFMKRQRIYGEGPVTDADHSMTEAEKTLKELHYNVKTEDGAILAEKNRFSRWGPYVNHTGLIIFLLGVLLRGIPGFYVDETMWIREGETREIPGAPGYLLENVAFTMETYSEENADAVFDEAIQKNGAIVSNYQSDVKLYKEKEGSLPGSADVEFIKEYPIVVNKPLTFDGYSIFQMDFKTGELKNMTFSLQNKETGESLGDFTVDLNNPAKKYDVGDGSAVELMEYYADYDGIKDGEPTSKSPIPNNPAFIFNMITPEHPEGEKSFVAIRQTLEVEPNDYEVKFQDADTRNASGLTIRKDKTLYILLLGGIVFMIGVIQGSYWQHRRIWIQKGDSADMVLAAHTNKNWYALKKDLDKVKEAAALPEYTDKQDKDAAADAVEGETV, encoded by the coding sequence ATGAGCAAAATCAAATGTCAATGCGGTCACGAGAATCCATACGGCACAGTACTCTGTGAAAAGTGCGGCCGGCCGCAAACGGATGAGGCAAAAGACAGTAAAATGGTGGACATGCGCTACGAAGGGTCCGCCAGGCGATCACAGACCTATAAAAAATCGATCATCGACAAAATCTGGAACTTCTTTTCGAGCGTCAAGATCGGAGTCAGCATCATCGTCGCTGTGCTGTCCGTGTCCGCTATCGGCACGATCCTGCCGCAGAAGTTCTATGTCCCTGTAGCCGGGAACGATCCATCCGAGTACTTGGATTACTATGAACGTCTGTATGGAACATTCGGCAAGATCTACTATCAGCTGGGCTTTTATAATATCTATGACAGCTGGTATTTCAAAGTCCTGATCGGCATGCTCGGCACGTCGATCATCATCGCCAGCCTGGACCGTGTCATCCCGCTGTACAAATCGCTGAAAAAGCAGCGGACGAAGCGCCATCTTTCCTTCATGAAACGTCAGCGGATCTACGGGGAAGGTCCTGTAACGGATGCTGACCATTCCATGACGGAAGCGGAAAAAACATTGAAAGAGCTTCACTACAATGTGAAAACCGAAGACGGAGCGATCCTCGCGGAAAAGAACCGCTTTTCGCGCTGGGGTCCATACGTCAATCATACAGGCCTTATCATATTCCTCCTCGGTGTGCTGTTGAGGGGCATCCCGGGCTTCTACGTTGACGAGACGATGTGGATCCGTGAAGGTGAAACAAGAGAGATTCCGGGCGCTCCCGGCTATCTCCTCGAGAACGTCGCATTCACGATGGAGACATATTCAGAGGAAAATGCTGATGCTGTATTCGATGAAGCCATCCAGAAGAACGGCGCCATCGTCAGCAACTATCAGTCCGATGTCAAGCTGTACAAAGAGAAAGAAGGCAGCCTGCCGGGTTCTGCTGATGTCGAATTCATCAAGGAATACCCGATCGTCGTCAACAAACCGCTGACATTCGACGGCTACAGCATCTTCCAGATGGATTTCAAGACCGGGGAATTGAAAAACATGACCTTCTCCCTTCAGAACAAGGAAACCGGTGAATCACTCGGTGATTTTACGGTCGACTTGAACAATCCGGCGAAGAAGTATGATGTAGGAGACGGTTCTGCAGTCGAACTGATGGAATACTATGCAGATTACGACGGCATCAAAGACGGGGAACCGACCTCCAAATCACCGATTCCGAACAATCCGGCCTTCATTTTCAATATGATCACGCCTGAGCATCCGGAAGGTGAAAAGAGTTTTGTCGCCATCCGCCAGACGCTCGAGGTGGAACCGAACGATTACGAAGTGAAGTTCCAGGATGCAGACACCCGCAATGCTTCAGGTCTGACCATCCGGAAAGACAAAACGCTGTACATCCTGCTTCTTGGCGGTATCGTCTTCATGATCGGTGTCATCCAGGGATCCTACTGGCAGCACCGCCGCATCTGGATCCAGAAGGGGGACAGCGCCGATATGGTGCTTGCCGCCCATACGAACAAGAACTGGTATGCGCTGAAAAAGGATCTGGATAAAGTGAAAGAAGCAGCAGCCCTTCCCGAGTATACGGATAAGCAGGACAAGGATGCAGCGGCTGATGCAGTGGAAGGAGAGACAGTTTAA
- a CDS encoding response regulator transcription factor encodes MDENVKLLVVDDEDRIRRLLTMYLSREGYEMDEAQNGMEALEKIQETQYDCILLDVMMPEKDGIEVLHELRAEEDQTPIILLTAKGEESDRVTGFETGADDYIVKPFSPREVVLRVKALLRRAGAVNGTQATASSKDLVVFPQLTIDHDAHRVTAEGKEVSLTPKEYELLYFLAKAPDKVFDREQLLKEVWHYEFFGDLRTVDTHVKRLREKLNRVSERAAKMIVTVWGVGYKFEVPAE; translated from the coding sequence ATGGATGAAAACGTCAAATTGCTCGTCGTAGACGACGAAGACCGGATACGCCGCCTTCTAACGATGTATCTTTCACGTGAAGGCTATGAAATGGATGAAGCACAAAACGGAATGGAAGCATTGGAGAAAATCCAGGAAACACAATATGACTGCATCCTGCTGGATGTCATGATGCCTGAGAAAGACGGTATCGAAGTTCTGCATGAACTCCGCGCTGAAGAGGACCAGACGCCGATCATCCTCCTTACGGCTAAAGGAGAAGAATCGGACCGGGTCACCGGTTTCGAGACAGGAGCGGACGACTATATCGTGAAACCGTTCAGTCCGCGGGAGGTCGTCCTGCGCGTGAAAGCGCTTCTGCGCCGTGCCGGTGCTGTCAATGGGACGCAGGCGACTGCATCTTCGAAAGACCTTGTCGTGTTCCCGCAGCTGACGATCGATCATGATGCACACCGGGTCACCGCGGAGGGCAAGGAAGTGAGCCTGACGCCGAAGGAATACGAACTCCTCTATTTCCTGGCAAAAGCACCTGACAAAGTATTCGACCGTGAGCAGCTGCTGAAGGAAGTCTGGCACTATGAATTTTTCGGCGATCTGCGTACTGTTGATACACACGTCAAGCGGCTCCGTGAAAAGCTCAACAGAGTATCCGAACGTGCTGCCAAAATGATCGTTACAGTGTGGGGAGTCGGCTACAAGTTCGAGGTGCCGGCTGAATGA
- the ccsB gene encoding c-type cytochrome biogenesis protein CcsB, which translates to MDYASLSANLLLISFVAYLLGTFFFGGAVKKSKSEKTYKDSVWGKIGILITIVGFISQLGYFITRWMASGHAPVSNMFEFTTAFSMMLVGAFILIFFIYKTPSLGLFALPIAIVIIAYASMFPREITPLIPALKSYWLTVHVITAAIGESILAISAVAGLIYLAKNVDLTKKSKERFWLEAVMFTLVLVLGFVVSSSAFTLSGYEAKFNYVDKNNQPAEITYNYPPLFGMHDYEQVTTDTMKPWAEMPAIVNAKTLTTFVWSLASGIVLYVLLRLIFRRPIAAVLQPFAKKANSQLMDEIGYRSVLIGFPVFTLGALIFAMIWAHEAWSRFWGWDPKEVWALITWLFYAAFLHLRLSQGWEGKKSAWLAVVGFVIIMFNLVAVNLIIAGLHSYA; encoded by the coding sequence ATGGATTACGCTTCGTTAAGTGCCAATTTACTGCTGATTTCGTTTGTCGCGTATTTGCTCGGGACATTCTTCTTCGGCGGAGCAGTGAAAAAATCGAAGTCCGAGAAAACGTACAAAGACAGTGTATGGGGGAAAATCGGCATTCTGATCACGATTGTCGGTTTCATCTCCCAGCTCGGCTACTTCATTACACGGTGGATGGCCTCCGGGCATGCACCTGTCAGTAACATGTTTGAATTCACGACAGCGTTCAGCATGATGCTTGTCGGTGCATTCATCCTGATCTTCTTCATCTACAAGACGCCTTCACTCGGATTGTTCGCTCTGCCGATCGCAATCGTGATCATCGCCTATGCGAGCATGTTCCCGCGGGAAATCACACCGCTGATCCCTGCACTGAAGAGTTACTGGCTGACTGTTCACGTCATCACAGCGGCAATCGGGGAATCGATCCTGGCAATCAGTGCGGTTGCCGGTCTGATCTATCTGGCGAAAAATGTGGATCTGACGAAGAAGTCGAAAGAGCGGTTCTGGCTGGAAGCCGTCATGTTCACGCTGGTGCTGGTGCTTGGCTTTGTTGTTTCGTCTTCTGCATTTACGCTTTCAGGCTATGAAGCGAAATTCAATTATGTCGACAAGAACAACCAGCCGGCAGAAATCACGTACAATTATCCGCCGCTCTTCGGCATGCATGACTATGAACAGGTAACGACTGACACGATGAAACCATGGGCGGAAATGCCGGCGATCGTCAATGCGAAGACGCTGACGACATTCGTCTGGTCGCTTGCATCCGGAATCGTGCTGTACGTGCTGCTGCGCCTGATCTTCAGGCGGCCGATCGCAGCCGTGCTGCAGCCGTTCGCGAAGAAAGCGAACTCCCAGCTGATGGATGAAATCGGTTATCGGTCTGTCTTGATCGGGTTCCCGGTGTTCACCCTCGGGGCACTCATCTTCGCGATGATCTGGGCTCACGAAGCCTGGTCGCGTTTCTGGGGCTGGGACCCGAAAGAGGTCTGGGCGCTCATCACATGGCTGTTCTATGCGGCATTCCTCCATCTCCGCCTGTCGCAGGGCTGGGAAGGGAAGAAATCCGCCTGGCTCGCGGTCGTCGGGTTCGTCATCATCATGTTCAACCTGGTGGCTGTCAACCTGATCATTGCAGGTCTCCATTCATACGCATAA
- the resA gene encoding thiol-disulfide oxidoreductase ResA, whose product MDKKRKRLIIRGVILLLLAAAIVFALTSKKETKTLAAGDRAPNFELLDMDGSKVKLSDYEGQGVFLNFWGTWCPPCKKEMPYIEKHYKEFKDKGVQVLSVNIGESDFKVSTFIDQYGLTFPVMIDKNKSVSRNSYNVVPLPTTMLIDKDGVIQNIITREMSETEIVSLMQSVQPE is encoded by the coding sequence ATGGACAAGAAGAGAAAGCGGCTCATCATACGGGGTGTCATTCTCCTCCTTCTTGCAGCTGCCATTGTCTTTGCACTGACTTCTAAGAAGGAGACAAAAACTCTTGCAGCAGGAGACCGTGCACCTAATTTCGAACTCCTTGATATGGATGGCAGCAAAGTGAAGCTGTCCGATTACGAAGGCCAGGGTGTCTTTTTGAATTTCTGGGGAACATGGTGTCCTCCCTGTAAAAAAGAGATGCCATATATCGAAAAGCATTACAAGGAATTCAAAGATAAGGGAGTCCAGGTCCTTTCCGTCAACATCGGTGAGTCCGACTTCAAAGTCAGCACGTTCATCGACCAATATGGACTGACGTTTCCTGTAATGATCGACAAAAATAAGAGTGTCAGCCGCAACAGCTACAATGTTGTTCCTCTGCCGACCACAATGCTCATCGACAAAGACGGCGTCATTCAAAACATTATTACACGGGAAATGAGCGAGACTGAAATCGTCTCACTCATGCAAAGCGTACAGCCCGAGTAA